CGCGAGCGGAGGTAGTCGGCGAGGAAGTCACGGTGGTCCTCGCACGCCGCCCAGATCTTCACCCGATCGGTGGCGTGGATGCGCGGGTTCCGCCAGTTGATGCGCCACTCGGCGGTCTCGGTGCAGCCGGCGCGCGAGCACACCGGGGTGGAACCGGGCTCGGTGAAGAGGTCGAACGTCGCCCCCATCAGCGCCGTCCGCCGGTCTTCGGGGGCCAGACGTTCGTGTGGTCGCCGTGCCGCTGCCACTCGTCCTGCGCGTGCTGGGCCTGGTCGCGGAGGCGATCCTGCTCGTCGCGGTAGGCCTGCGCGCGGGCTGCCTCCTGCTCCTCACGGATGCGGACGTCGTCGGCGTCGTAGAGCTGGATCGCTCCGGCGGGGGCGACGACGTCGTTCTCGGCGCGGTTGCCGGCGTTGGCGAGGATGACCGCGACCCAGGGGATCACCCCGGCGAGGATGATCGGGATCACCACGAGCCACGTGTGCCAGGCGGTCCAGACGAGGACGGCGGCGACGAAGCAGACGACACGGACGGCCATCTGCCAGACGTAGCGGGAGAGCCGGTGCGCACGGTCCTGTTCCGGCGACTCGGGGAGTGCCGTGATGCTGTGCGTGGTCTTCATTCGGATGTCCATCGTCTCCCGGGGACAAGCCTAAGCCTCCGTCGGACATTCCGGTTCCGCCGCGCGCGATCGGAGTGCGCGGATCGGCTCGGGTACGCTCGTCCGGGCGTGTCCGGCGGCACGCCGTCCGACACACCCCGAGGAGCGACCATGAGCACCCCCCGTACCGTCCTGATCACCGGCGGCAACCGCAGCATCGGCTACGCCCTCGCGGAGCGCTTCGTCGCCGAGGGACACCGCGTCGCGGTCACGTCGCGCAGCGGGACGGGCGGCCCCGAGGGAGCGCTCACGGTGCAGGCCGACATCACCGACACGGCGTCCGTCGACGCGGCCTTCACGCAGGTCGAGGCCGAGCTCGGCCCGGTCGAGGTGCTCGTCGCCAACGCCGGCATCACGAACGACCAGCTGCTGCTCCGCATGTCGGAGGAGGACTTCACGAGCGTCGTCGACACGAACCTCACCGGCACGTTCCGGGTGGTCAAGCGCGCCACGAAGGGCATGATGAAGGCGAAGTTCGGCCGCATCGTGCTCATGGGCAGCGTCGTCGGCACGTTCGGTCAGGTCGGGCAGGTGAACTACGCGTCGTCGAAGGCCGCCCTCATCGGCATGGCCCGGTCGATCACGCGCGAGCTCGGCTCCCGCGGCATCACCGCCAACGTCGTCACGCCCGGGTTCATCCAGAC
This is a stretch of genomic DNA from Curtobacterium sp. 458. It encodes these proteins:
- a CDS encoding DUF3099 domain-containing protein encodes the protein MKTTHSITALPESPEQDRAHRLSRYVWQMAVRVVCFVAAVLVWTAWHTWLVVIPIILAGVIPWVAVILANAGNRAENDVVAPAGAIQLYDADDVRIREEQEAARAQAYRDEQDRLRDQAQHAQDEWQRHGDHTNVWPPKTGGRR
- the fabG gene encoding 3-oxoacyl-ACP reductase FabG, with the translated sequence MSTPRTVLITGGNRSIGYALAERFVAEGHRVAVTSRSGTGGPEGALTVQADITDTASVDAAFTQVEAELGPVEVLVANAGITNDQLLLRMSEEDFTSVVDTNLTGTFRVVKRATKGMMKAKFGRIVLMGSVVGTFGQVGQVNYASSKAALIGMARSITRELGSRGITANVVTPGFIQTDMTASLPDELVAEFKKQIPASRYGTVDDVADATLFLAGDGAGYISGAVIPVDGGLGMGH